The DNA segment TACATCACATCATAAGGACTGCCCGCAAGCTCATTCGGCGCATTGTTCCACAAGACGCAGTTTGTGAGCGATGGAAAACAACTACTACGGATATACATGGCGCCGCCGTTCGTAGCCGTGTTTTCGGCGAGCGTGCAATTGACCAGAGTTGGCGAGAACCAACCCTCGCCTGCAAGGGCGCCGCCATCCGTGGCCGTGTTCCCGGAAAAAACGCAGTTGGATATCGTCCCTTCGGACGTATCATAGGTGGCAATCGCGCCACCCATCAGTTTCGCCGTGTTCCGAACAAACACGCAGTCGGTCAGATCAAGAAAGTTATTCAGGTCGTTGTAGATGGCGCCACCGGATGCCGCCGGCACACCGGAATCGCCGGCCGCAGCATTGTCCGAAAAGGTGCACGTATCGGCTGTGAGTGTGGAGAACCGATTGAATATCGCCCCACCGAAGAAACTCGAATTGCCTGCAAACACGCAATTCGTCAGTGTGAGAGAAGTGTCGTCGTTCGAGATGGCGGCGCCGTAGTTACCGTACATGACGAACGCAGACGGACTTGTGTTGTCACGAAACGTGCAGTTCGACACGATTACGCAACAGCAGTTCTTGTTTACCATCCCCGGACGCCCGTTCCGCACGATAAAGCCGTCCAGGATGCCGTGGTCGGCTCCCGTAACGCAGATGTCCGTCCCCTTCCCGTCAATAATGGTTGGATGCGCGGCCCAATCCCGTTCAGATCGAAAAGTCTCAACGCCCGAAAAACCACCATAGATGCCAATATTGACAGGTAGATCAATGGTGGGACAATAGATGCCTTCTGCTACCCAGATCTCACCGTTTCCCGGCGGAAATGATGCTTCTATGCCCTGTTGAATCGTTGGAAAAGCTGTCGCCCACGACAATCCGTCCGGTGCGGAAGCGGTACTGTCGGCATCAACGCGGATAATAGGCCTTATTTTTACGAATAATGTAGCAGATACATTATGGTCATGATGATACACCACAGTGAATATTAATATTAGGAACAATGTATTTGCCGAGACACGACTCAAATAAGTTGTCATTGCTGTTCCCTTTATTGTAACTTGGTTACCATGTCTCGGAACTTTCATGTATTTCCTGCTAGTCAAGATTGTTTCAACATAGTCAGATGCTCTACAATGTCAACAGACTTGTATCTTCGTTCTTTAATGGACAATTTCCTGTTTCAGCAACAGGCTCCCTGCGGGCACGACATATGGAGAAGTAGGTTCGATCGCGGAATTGATAAACTCCTGACTATTGATCATTGCTACCGTTGTGCCTGCTGGATCTCTTACGCGCATGCAGGGAATAGATGTAACTTGATTCAGATTCACTGTCACAAGTTGATACAACTTGCCCTTTAGGTATACGCCGGTTTCGTCGATTAAGGCAAGCACCACGGAACCGTTCCTAACGATAAATTCCCTGTCGGATGACGGTGTTAATTGTTCGGTAGTGGCATTAATATAACATCCTGAGCGTGTAGTTATATATCCCATAGAATCAATGACGGTGCTGGGATCTATGCCTGAGGAGGTTATAATGAAACGCGAACGCAGCATATTTAAGAGTTCCTCTCGCATACCGTTCGTTCCGTTCCAACCATAATTATTTGGACGATGAAAGATGAAAGCTGCGGAAAGAGTGTGGTAACCGCAACGAATAGCGCATCGAAAGTGTGTTCTTGGATACACACTTGATGCCCATACCGAACTTTTAATCCCTTGCGGAGCTGCATAAAATCTCAGAATGTGGCCATCAGACCAGCTCTGACTCACTAAGACATCAATTACGTCCGCTAAGTCTCTTGCAGGAACCTCTTGTGCGAGTAAACTCTTCATTTGTTCACAGATTGGGTATATTGGCCATGAACCAGAAAAAGATACATCTGAGTAGACAAATAGCACATCGGGATTTGCCTCATGGCAGGCATCGCTCATATCTATGATTTCCTGTGGCGTTGCAGCTTGGTTTTGTCTCCACGCCAACTCATCCGCAATCACAATTCTCGCTCCCATGGAAACGATCTGAGTGTTAACTACCTCATTGATTTCATAGACATTGTTATAGATGAACGTTCCTATCACGTACCCATCGTTTATAAGACCTGGTATATCAACGTACTGGATGCAGTCTGCGTGCCATGGCATATAAGATAGGGTCCAGATACAGAACTGAACGCCCTTCACCTCAGGAAGAGGGTAAGTCCGAAAAGTGTCAACAATAGATGTACTTACACCTGCCTCCAGTTGTGGATGCCATACGATGCGGGGTAATGCTATCTGCGCCCAACTCGTCATGGAGATACAGTAAACAAGAATGCCCAGCAACGGATTAGGGAGCGAAGAGATGCGTGCGTGTATACAGGGCATGATGGGCGTGCTTTGCAAATGCCCGAAGTGTTTATGGTTGTGAATCATTGAGGTACTCCCTCGTAATTAACATCCCAGTATGGATGATGAAGAACGATCTTCGCAAGGCCAACGAACTTGGTGTTGTCCGCATCATGAATGCGATTCACGAGATCGATCAAATCCGCCGTGGATATAAGGTATGGGTCAACTCGCAGTGTATACCGAACCGGATTATGGGACGCTGTCTGTGTACTGTCGAGAACAGCGAGTTCAGTGCGATCACGGAGTATGTCGCCGATCCCCGCCACGCCAGACGGATAAACCGAGAGGCGAACAAGATAGGTGAAGATGAAGTCGAATACGTAGCCACCCACGTCCTGCTGGCGGAAGACCGGAGAGACGACATCGACTTCGGGACGGGACATGAGATCTCGTGCTGTTTCTTCGATTTCGCCGATACTTCGCGCCTTGTCGAACCGCAGCGTGATGGCGTTCACTCTGCCCGGCCTGCTTGAGTGCGACGGGGGCGGCAAAACGATGTCGGCGGAAGCAACTCCCTCGCAGGAAAGTAGGGCTTGACGGCATGCCTGCACATCCGCGTCCAACGGCAGAACGATGCCCAGTTCGTTTGGCACCAACTCGATCGGGATCTTCACGTTATTCTCATACATGTAGTAGACGGTGCCCGTTGGCGTCCACGGCGGGGGAAGGCTCAGCGGGAGTCCGGGCATCGTGTGCTGGATTATTTGCTGGTTCGTCATACGCTCACCGGTGTGGGCATCCAAATAATACTTCTCATCGCCACAGGGCAATGCCCAGAAGAAGTGGAATGGACGCGTCTCGATGAGAACCGCATCCGTCAAGGATACCTGTCCTTCAAGTCCAGCAGTCTGAGCGGCCTGTTCCGGCGACAGCCCGATACGTCCAAACAATCCCGCAGGACGCGAGAAGAACTTCCCGTGGCCAACTTTCCCATCGAGTCCGCATCGGAACTGTGCCAGCAAGCCCTCCAACTGCGCTGTAGACCCTGTGTCCGTGCCATTGCTTGGCACAGGTCCGGATTTCACCTCGTCCGTACAAGTCATCGTGCCGCGAACCAGCGCAAGGTAGGCTTTCGGCTCGTATTGCATGGTACGCGTCCTGTAAATCGCAGACATCTCCGGGGCACAGATGGGAAAGATTGCCACTTCACGAGGTTCCGCAATGATGCCGTATTCGGCAGCTCCAGCGCGAAAAGCGTCCAGACAATTCTTCACAATCGTTTCCTGAAAGTCGGCGTGCGCAGAGGAAAGCACGGCCAACCATACGCAATGGAGTGTGACAATCGCCAACCTTCGGTTGTTTTGCCGATAATCTGATCGCATATGCCGTAACTCCTCGAATGCCTTGCCTATTTTGGCTATTGCGAAATCAGAATTCCGCGCCCAGATCCACGGTGAAATCGCCGCCGTGGGTGGAGATATACACGCTGTGCGAACGGATCTTGATCTGCGAGGCCGTCTTGGTGTCGGCATTTTCGGAACGGATGTACTCGTTCGAGTTGTCCACGTTCACCATGCCCTGTCCGGCGCCATCGAAGGTGATCACGCCCGGCTGATTGTCATTGGGGGAACCGAAACAGATCGCGTCCTTGCCGGTGCTGAGGTGCAGGATGTCGTTTCCGGTGCCCATGTTGATGGCGTCGTCGCCTTCCTCGAATCGGATGGTGTTCGCGTTGCTGCCGTTGTTCGAGAAGAAGACGCCTCTCTTGTTGAATTCGGAATAGGTTTGCGACCCGTTGGGATAGGGATCGGGATAGGTCGTGGCCTGAAAGCCCTCGTACTGCGAATAGGCGGCATAGGCAACACCGACGCCGACGCCAATCGCAAGCGCCACCATGAGAATCACCTTCACTGCACGCTTCATTGCCGTTCCTCCTTGTTTCGTTGCTCTTGACAACCAAAACCGACTATGTCAATAGTATACACAGCAATGGGGGGGGGGGATATATCCCTTTATTCAACTGATGCCAAAATAGCACGAAGAAACGCGGTTGTCAAGACCTTTTTTGCTTCTCACGTTTCGGCCGCGGTTCAAGTCTGTTTTCTTGATGCAAACCCGGAAGGTATCTGGAATTGTGGTTGTTGGATGACTTTTATGGCCCATTGTTGTCTGAATGGCAATTGGCTACGAATTCTGCTATAAAGGCGGGCATGGACAATCTGTATCAAATACGGGAAATTTCGACATTGTCGTTCAATGAGCGCGTTCTGCAGGAGGCGGAAGACGTTCGCAATCCCCTGCTGGAGCGCCTGAAGTTTCTTGGCATTTTCTCGTCCAACATGGACGAATTTTTCAAGGTTCGGGTGGCGAGCATTCGGCGCCGCATCGAGATGGGCAAGCGCGGCATGCCGGTCCTGCTTGAAGTCGTTACCCGGAAGTCGCGGGAGTTGGATGAACGTTTCCGGAGCGCCTACAAGGCCATAACGGCCGGACTCGCCGGGGGTGGCATCAAGATCCTCGACGAGCACGACATCGAAAGCCAGCCCGCGGACGTCATCGCATGGCTTCGCGACTATTTCCACGCCGAGGTGCTGCCGGCGCTCGTGCCCATCATCCTGAGCAAGACCCGGCCGTTTCCGAGCCTTGTGGACGGCGCGCTGTATTTTGCCGTGCGCATGACGGGCAAAAAGACGCGCTATGCCCTGCTTGAAATTCCGGGCGGCATTCCGCGATTCGTCCTTCTTCCCAACGGGCACATCATGTATGTCGACGATGTCATCCGGCATTCGCTGAATGATATTTTTTACATATTCGAATACGATCGCATCGAGGCGTTCGAGTTCAAGATTTCGCGCGATGCCGAACTCGACATGGACAACGACTTTTCGGAGGGGTACATCCGCAAGATGGAGCGCGGCCTCCAGAAACGGAAAGGCGGCCGCCCGGTGCGCCTCGTCTACGATGCGGGCATGCCGCCTTCCCTGCTCGAACTGCTGCTGCGGGAACTCAAGATATCGAAGGACGATCCGCTTATCGCGGGGGGGCGTTACCACAACATGCGGGATTTGATGCGTTTTCCCGGCAAACGCCCCGATTTTCTGTTCGAGCGGATGGACCACGTGAAGCATCCCGTGCTCGATCGCGACCGCGCGCCGATGTTCGACCTGCTGCGGACGGGCGATTTGCTAATTACGTACCCCTACCAGGAATTCGATCACCTGATCCGCTTGTTGCGCGAAGCGGCCATTGATCCCCGCGTGCAGTCCATCGCCATGACGCTATACCGCGCCGCGCCTCACTCGCAGGTCGTCAACGCCCTCGTGAACGCCGCCCGAAACGGGAAAAAAGTGGCGGTTTCCATCGAATTGCAGGCCCGGTTCGACGAGCAGAACAACATCTGGATTTCCGAGCGGTTGCGCGAAGCCGGCGCCACCGTGGCCTATGGCGTGCCGACGATGAAGGTCCACGCCAAACTCCTGCACATTCAGCGCGAGGACATGGCCGTCGCGGGATTGTCCACCGGAAATTTCAACGAAGTCACGGGGCATATCTATGTGGACAGCCTACTGTTGACGTCCGACGAACGGCTAACGCGGGAGGTGCAGGACGTTCTCGGAATGCTGCTGGAGCCGTCGAAGACGCGCGTGTTGCGTCCGCCGAAGTTCAAGCACCTGCTCGTGTCGCCCATCAACTCGCGCAAGAGCATGATGAAATTCCTTTCGCGCGAGCAGGAAAAGGGGGCGGACGGGTACGTTTTCATCAAGACAAACCATCTGACCGACGCGAAGATCATCAAAAAAATCGTCGAGGCGGCCGATGCCGGCGTGCGGATGGATCTCGTTGTCCGCACGACCTATGCGATGCTTCCGCATCCGAATATCCGCGCCATTTCGATTCTCGACCGCTTCCTCGAACATCAGCGCATCTATATTTTCGGGCGCGGCGACGATCGCCTTGTGTTCATGAGTTCGGCGGATCTGATGGAGCGCAACCTGGACTGGCGCGTCGAGGTTGCGTTTCCCGTTTTCGATCCCGTGCTCAAGGGCCAGGTCTGCGACATGATGAACCTTCAAATCGCCGACAATGTCAAGGCCCGCATCCTCGACGAGACCCAATCCAATCCCTATGTCGGCGACGGTTCCGGCAAGCGCCGCGCGCAGTACGATACCTACCGGTATCTGGGGAAATTGTTCCCCGGCAAATGACCGAAATCCGGGAGATCGCACCTCTACAACAAGACGGCGACGGGATACATCGTCACGCTAGAACACGGTTGTCGCGACGGCAAATGCGCGGGTGACGGGAAAATCGCCGGGATAACGCAAAAATTCGCAGTGTCCGTCGAA comes from the Candidatus Hydrogenedentota bacterium genome and includes:
- the ppk1 gene encoding polyphosphate kinase 1, which gives rise to MDNLYQIREISTLSFNERVLQEAEDVRNPLLERLKFLGIFSSNMDEFFKVRVASIRRRIEMGKRGMPVLLEVVTRKSRELDERFRSAYKAITAGLAGGGIKILDEHDIESQPADVIAWLRDYFHAEVLPALVPIILSKTRPFPSLVDGALYFAVRMTGKKTRYALLEIPGGIPRFVLLPNGHIMYVDDVIRHSLNDIFYIFEYDRIEAFEFKISRDAELDMDNDFSEGYIRKMERGLQKRKGGRPVRLVYDAGMPPSLLELLLRELKISKDDPLIAGGRYHNMRDLMRFPGKRPDFLFERMDHVKHPVLDRDRAPMFDLLRTGDLLITYPYQEFDHLIRLLREAAIDPRVQSIAMTLYRAAPHSQVVNALVNAARNGKKVAVSIELQARFDEQNNIWISERLREAGATVAYGVPTMKVHAKLLHIQREDMAVAGLSTGNFNEVTGHIYVDSLLLTSDERLTREVQDVLGMLLEPSKTRVLRPPKFKHLLVSPINSRKSMMKFLSREQEKGADGYVFIKTNHLTDAKIIKKIVEAADAGVRMDLVVRTTYAMLPHPNIRAISILDRFLEHQRIYIFGRGDDRLVFMSSADLMERNLDWRVEVAFPVFDPVLKGQVCDMMNLQIADNVKARILDETQSNPYVGDGSGKRRAQYDTYRYLGKLFPGK
- a CDS encoding right-handed parallel beta-helix repeat-containing protein, which encodes MTTYLSRVSANTLFLILIFTVVYHHDHNVSATLFVKIRPIIRVDADSTASAPDGLSWATAFPTIQQGIEASFPPGNGEIWVAEGIYCPTIDLPVNIGIYGGFSGVETFRSERDWAAHPTIIDGKGTDICVTGADHGILDGFIVRNGRPGMVNKNCCCVIVSNCTFRDNTSPSAFVMYGNYGAAISNDDTSLTLTNCVFAGNSSFFGGAIFNRFSTLTADTCTFSDNAAAGDSGVPAASGGAIYNDLNNFLDLTDCVFVRNTAKLMGGAIATYDTSEGTISNCVFSGNTATDGGALAGEGWFSPTLVNCTLAENTATNGGAMYIRSSCFPSLTNCVLWNNAPNELAGSPYDVM